In the genome of Streptomyces fagopyri, the window ACACCGAGCGGATCGACCGGATGCCCCGCTGGTTCGAGTTCGTCTTCAACACGCCGTCGCACCACCGGGTGCACCACGCCTCCCAGGGCGGCTACCTGGACCGGAACTTCGGCGGGATCCTCATCGTGTGGGACCGGCTCTTCGGGTCCTTCGTCCCGGAGACCGAGCGGCCCGTCTACGGACTCACCAAGAACATCGCCACCTACAACCCCCTGCGCGTCGCCACCCACGAGTACGCGGCCATCGCCAGGGACGTGAGGGCGGCGGCGAGCTGGCGCGAGCGTGCGGGCCGGGTCTTCGGCGGCCCCGGCTGGCAGCCGGCCCCGACGGGCACCGAGCGCGAGCCGGTCACGGAGCCCGCCGCGTGAGCCCACGGCACGCGCGCGTGCTGCTCGTCTCCTTCGGCGCGGCGGCCCTCGTGGACCTCGTCTCGCTGGCCGCCGGATTCACCCCCGGGCACCTCGTCGCCAAGCCCCTCCTGATGCCGTTGCTCGCCGCCCACACGGTCGCCCGCGGCGGACCGCGGCTCCTGGTCGCCGCCCTGCTCTGCGGGTGGGGCGGCGACGTCCTGCTGCTGTCCGACGCCGACCCGGCGTTCCTGGCGGGGATGGCCTCCTTCGCGGCCGGACACGTCTGCTATCTCCTCCTCTTCCGCGGAGCCGTCCCGTTCCGGCCGGCCGCACGCGCGCGGGGAACACTGCTCGCCGTCGGCTACGCCGTCGCCCTGACCGCCACGGTGGCCCTGCTCACGCCGGGCCTGCCCGCCGGCCTCCGGATCCCCGTCGCCGGCTACAGCCTGCTGCTGACCGCGATGGCGTACGGTGCCACCGGACTCGGACCCCTCGCGGCCGCCGGCGGGGCGCTCTTCATGCTCTCGGACACGCTCATCGCCACCGGCGTCGCCGACTGGCCGCAGCTCCCGAGACCCGACTTCTGGATCATGTCGACCTACGCCGCCGCCCAGTTCTCGCTGGTCAGCGGAGTACTGGGCACCCTCGGCGCGCGTCGCGCGCCGAGGGCGGCGTACGGTGAGATGCGCTCAACCACCCCCTGAGCGCATCTCACCCCAGCCGATCAGCCGAGAAGGATCCTCGTCATGCGCGCCACCACCATCCACGCCCCTTTCGACATGCGCGTGGAGGACGTGCCCGAGCCCGTGGTGCAGTTGCCGACCGACGCGGTCGTGCGGGTGCTGCGGTCCTGCATCTGCGGCAGTGACCTGTGGGCCTACCGCGGTGAGGCGGCGCGCAAGCCGGGGCAGCGCATCGGCCACGAGTTCCTCGGCATCGTCGAGGAGACCGGCTCCGACGTGACCGGTGTGCGGCGCGGCGACCTCGTGGTCGCGCCCTTCATGTGGTCCGACGGCGTCTGCGACTACTGCCGCGAGGGGCTCACCACCTCGTGCGAGCACGGTGGCTTCTGGGGCGCGGTGGGCTACGACGGCGGGCAGGGCGAGGCCGTGCGGGTCCCCTTCGCCGACGGGACCCTCGTCCAGCTGCCCAAGGAGGCGGCCTCCGACGACCGGCTGCTGTCGGCGCTGCTGACGCTGTCCGACGTCATGGGCACCGGCCATCACGCGGCCCTCGGCGCGGGGGCCCGCAAGGGCGCCACCGTCGCGGTCGTCGGCGACGGTGCCGTGGGCCTGTGCGCCGTCCTCGCCGCCAAGCGGCTGGGCGCCGAGCGGATCATCGCCCTCGGACGCCACCAGGTGCGTACGGACATCGCGCTCCGCTTCGGCGCCACGGACGTCGTCGCCGAACGGGGCGAGGCGGCCGTCGAGGCCGTCCGCGAGCTGACCAGGGGCCAGGGCGCGCACGCCGTCGTGGAGGCGGTCGGCACCGAGCAGTCCATGCGGACGGCCGTGAACATCACCCGCGACGGCGGCGCCATCGGCTTCGTCGGGGTGCCGCACGGCAGTGGCACGGGCCTCGACCTGGGCGTCATGTTCGACCGGAACATCGCGCTGCGCGGCGGTGTCGCACCGGTGCGCGCGTACATCCCGGAGCTGCTGCCCGACGTCCTCGACGGCACCATCGACCCGTCGCCGGTCTTCGACCGCACCGTCGACCTGGAGGGCGTGCCCGAGGGCTACAAGGCGATGGACGAGCGCACCGCCCTCAAGGTGCTCGTCACCAACGGCTGCTGACGGTCCGACACCGACGGGCGGGAAGACGGCTCCCGGCGGTCCGGCGGTCCGGCGGTCCGGCGGTCCGGCGGTGTCCGGTGACGCCGGCCGGCGGCCCGGGGGCTGCGGGCGGCCGGGAGGCCGCCCCCGACGTGCCTCCTGGTGGCCCCGGTGCCCGCCCACGGCCCGGCGGCTCAGGCCCACCGGGCCGCGTCCGTCCCCCAACGTCCGGGCGGCCGAGCCCAGTCGGCCGGACCGCCGGCGAAGGAGACGGGCGTCCTGGCGTACCGGAGCCGGCCCAGGTCGCTGTCGGTCTCGGCGAGCCAGGGGCCCGGGTCGTACGAGGTCTGCGGGCGTTCCTCGTCCGGGTGTTCCTCGTCCGGGCGTTCCTCGTCCGGGCGTCCGAGCCCGTGGACCAGCCAAGCGGCCGTCCGGGCGAGCGCCGTCCGGACGAGGAATGTCCCGCCCTCCCAGGACCGCTCGGTGAGCGACCTGAGCACCGCGGCGGCCAGCAGATACCCCGTGCCGTGGTCGAGGGCCTGCGCGGGCAGCGCACCCGGCCGCCCGGCGGACCCCTCGATCGCGGCGATGCCGGTGGCCGCCTGCACCAGACTGTCGAAGCCCCGCCGCCCGGACCACGGCCCGTTCCGGCCCCACGCGGACAACTGCGCCACCACCAGGCCCGGCCGCCGTACGGCCAGCGCCTCCGGTGTGAGCGCGAAGCGGTCGAGGGCGCCGGGCCGGTATCCGGTGACCACGACGTCGGCCTCGGCGAGCAGGTCCTCGAAGGTACGGCGGTCCGCGCGCACGCCCAGGTCGAGCTTCGCGGAACGTTTCCCGAAGCCCGTGTCGGTGTGCGCGTCGGGGTCCTCGGGCAGCCGCGGTGTGTCCACGCGCAGGACGTCGGCGCCCAGCAGGGCGAGGGTGCGGGTGGCGACCGGGCCGGCGATGACCCGGGTGAGGTCCAGCACGCGGACGCCGGCCGCGGGCCGCAGCGGATCACCGGGGAGCCGGGCCGGCGCGTGCGGCGCGGACCGGTCGGCCCCGGCGACGGACTCCCGGCTCAGCAGGGGGAGGCGCGCGACGGCGGCCCCCTGCTCGTGCGCCGCCCACTCCGCGGCCGTGCGCAGGGCGACGGCCAGGCCCCCGGCCGCGTACACGGTGTCCTCCACCTCCACGGCAGAACGGTCGGCGAGGCAGGCGGCGACCGTCTCCACGGACGCGTCCGTGTCCAGCCCCAGCGCGTCCAGCAGTCGCGCCCGGTGGTGGGGATAGTTGGCGTGCGTACGCACCCAGCCGTCGGCGGTCCGCCAGAAGCGGGACAGCGGCGCGAAGTTCACCGGCGTCCGTCCGTCGACGAGCAGATGCCGCTCGCTGACGAACGCGGTGGCGACGGCCCCGTCGTCGACCCGTACCGGGGGAACGCTCCCTCCGGTGCGGACGGCGGTCAGCTCGGCGGCCGCCAGCGCGCACGCCCCCACGCACGCCCGCGCCAACTCCCGTACGGGCAGCCGGGAGTCGAGGG includes:
- a CDS encoding lysoplasmalogenase is translated as MSPRHARVLLVSFGAAALVDLVSLAAGFTPGHLVAKPLLMPLLAAHTVARGGPRLLVAALLCGWGGDVLLLSDADPAFLAGMASFAAGHVCYLLLFRGAVPFRPAARARGTLLAVGYAVALTATVALLTPGLPAGLRIPVAGYSLLLTAMAYGATGLGPLAAAGGALFMLSDTLIATGVADWPQLPRPDFWIMSTYAAAQFSLVSGVLGTLGARRAPRAAYGEMRSTTP
- a CDS encoding zinc-dependent alcohol dehydrogenase family protein, which gives rise to MRATTIHAPFDMRVEDVPEPVVQLPTDAVVRVLRSCICGSDLWAYRGEAARKPGQRIGHEFLGIVEETGSDVTGVRRGDLVVAPFMWSDGVCDYCREGLTTSCEHGGFWGAVGYDGGQGEAVRVPFADGTLVQLPKEAASDDRLLSALLTLSDVMGTGHHAALGAGARKGATVAVVGDGAVGLCAVLAAKRLGAERIIALGRHQVRTDIALRFGATDVVAERGEAAVEAVRELTRGQGAHAVVEAVGTEQSMRTAVNITRDGGAIGFVGVPHGSGTGLDLGVMFDRNIALRGGVAPVRAYIPELLPDVLDGTIDPSPVFDRTVDLEGVPEGYKAMDERTALKVLVTNGC
- a CDS encoding CoA transferase; protein product: MTRPATATESVWTALGGDPALLSRLSTAVRAGTLDSRLPVRELARACVGACALAAAELTAVRTGGSVPPVRVDDGAVATAFVSERHLLVDGRTPVNFAPLSRFWRTADGWVRTHANYPHHRARLLDALGLDTDASVETVAACLADRSAVEVEDTVYAAGGLAVALRTAAEWAAHEQGAAVARLPLLSRESVAGADRSAPHAPARLPGDPLRPAAGVRVLDLTRVIAGPVATRTLALLGADVLRVDTPRLPEDPDAHTDTGFGKRSAKLDLGVRADRRTFEDLLAEADVVVTGYRPGALDRFALTPEALAVRRPGLVVAQLSAWGRNGPWSGRRGFDSLVQAATGIAAIEGSAGRPGALPAQALDHGTGYLLAAAVLRSLTERSWEGGTFLVRTALARTAAWLVHGLGRPDEERPDEEHPDEERPQTSYDPGPWLAETDSDLGRLRYARTPVSFAGGPADWARPPGRWGTDAARWA